A part of Solicola gregarius genomic DNA contains:
- a CDS encoding hydantoinase/oxoprolinase family protein: MAEQRRISQRRLRIGIDTGGTFTDVVAFDEHTGELVTTKTPSTPQNPADGFMAGIDKVLERVGRGGTGEAIAAVSHGTTVATNQLLEGKVERLGFITNDGYESVLEIARQSVPDGYGNSYFWVKPDRIVPRDFVKTVRGRLDYTGSEIRPFDEQQAREVARWFREQGIATLGVCLLHAYANPAHEERLREIIAEEHPAAIVSLSSEVLREYREYERSMTTLVDAAVKPKVSRYIENIKSRLDDFTGAERAVPFYVMKSNGGVLSADEVVHQPITTVLSGPAAGALGAALIAQVAGFDRVLTCDGGGTSTDVSVVIDGEPTLTTEGTVGVYPSKIPMIDVVTVGAGGGSIAWLSPEGTLKVGPASAGADPGPLCYAKGGTDVTITDAHVVLGRIPPHLLGGEIPLDVGAAKDGVDALAAKLDLPPEAAAAGVLEISAWNQANALRQITVKRGLDVRDFTLTTFGGSGSLLLCRLVDILDLQGVLVPPDPGNVSAFGLLTVDVKNDYVQTYVTLHDQLDMAAMSRMFDELTTQAAAALDKEGFAADEHRFARTADLRYFGQAFEVRVPVPEGDFDDALVDEVARVFHAEHRALYGYDFAGDDSQQVEWVNLRVSGIGPIRRPDIRADDVDADAALPEPTSRRPVCFDAAAGYVETPVYWRPDLAPGKEVRGPVIVEEFGSTVPIHPGFVARIDAYRNIIVTREETA, from the coding sequence GTGGCCGAGCAGCGCCGGATCAGCCAGCGTCGACTCAGGATAGGGATCGACACGGGTGGAACGTTCACCGACGTGGTCGCCTTTGACGAGCACACGGGGGAGCTCGTCACGACGAAGACGCCGTCGACCCCGCAGAATCCCGCAGACGGGTTCATGGCCGGCATCGACAAGGTGCTGGAGCGGGTAGGACGCGGCGGTACGGGTGAGGCGATCGCCGCGGTCAGCCACGGCACCACCGTTGCGACCAACCAGCTGCTCGAGGGCAAGGTCGAACGGCTCGGGTTCATCACCAACGACGGGTACGAGTCGGTGCTCGAGATCGCGCGCCAGTCCGTTCCCGACGGCTACGGCAACTCGTACTTCTGGGTGAAGCCCGACCGGATCGTGCCGCGCGACTTCGTGAAGACCGTACGCGGCCGGCTCGACTACACCGGCTCGGAGATCCGCCCGTTCGACGAGCAGCAGGCCCGTGAGGTCGCGCGCTGGTTCCGCGAGCAGGGCATCGCCACGCTCGGTGTCTGCCTGCTGCACGCGTACGCAAACCCCGCACACGAGGAGCGGCTGCGCGAGATCATCGCCGAGGAGCACCCGGCCGCGATCGTGTCGCTGTCGTCCGAAGTGTTGCGCGAGTATCGCGAGTACGAGCGCTCGATGACGACGCTCGTCGACGCCGCGGTCAAGCCGAAGGTGTCCCGCTACATCGAGAACATCAAGAGCCGCCTCGACGACTTCACCGGAGCGGAGCGGGCCGTCCCGTTCTACGTGATGAAGTCGAACGGCGGGGTGCTGAGTGCCGACGAGGTCGTGCACCAGCCGATCACCACAGTTCTGTCGGGCCCAGCCGCGGGGGCGCTGGGCGCGGCACTCATCGCGCAGGTCGCCGGTTTCGACCGGGTGCTCACCTGTGACGGTGGCGGTACGTCGACCGATGTGTCCGTGGTCATCGACGGAGAGCCGACGTTGACGACCGAGGGCACGGTCGGCGTATACCCGAGCAAGATCCCGATGATCGACGTCGTGACGGTCGGCGCCGGCGGAGGCTCGATCGCCTGGCTCTCACCCGAGGGCACGCTCAAGGTCGGCCCCGCATCCGCCGGAGCCGATCCCGGCCCGCTCTGCTACGCCAAGGGCGGCACCGACGTCACGATCACCGACGCCCACGTCGTTCTCGGGCGCATCCCGCCGCATCTGCTCGGCGGCGAGATCCCGCTCGACGTCGGCGCGGCGAAAGACGGCGTCGACGCGCTGGCCGCGAAGCTCGACCTGCCACCGGAGGCCGCGGCCGCCGGCGTACTCGAGATCTCCGCCTGGAACCAGGCGAACGCGCTGCGCCAGATCACCGTCAAGCGCGGCCTGGACGTACGTGACTTCACGCTGACGACCTTCGGCGGTTCCGGCTCGCTGCTGCTCTGCCGACTCGTCGACATCCTCGACCTGCAAGGCGTCCTGGTGCCGCCCGACCCCGGAAACGTCTCCGCGTTCGGGCTGCTCACCGTCGACGTCAAGAACGACTACGTGCAGACGTACGTGACCCTGCACGACCAGCTCGACATGGCGGCGATGTCACGCATGTTCGATGAGCTGACCACGCAGGCCGCGGCCGCGCTCGACAAGGAGGGCTTCGCCGCCGACGAGCACCGCTTCGCGCGTACCGCCGACCTGCGGTACTTCGGCCAGGCCTTCGAGGTACGTGTGCCCGTGCCCGAAGGCGATTTCGACGACGCGCTGGTCGACGAGGTCGCGCGGGTGTTCCACGCGGAGCACCGCGCGCTCTACGGCTACGACTTCGCGGGCGACGACAGCCAGCAGGTCGAGTGGGTGAACCTGCGCGTCTCGGGCATCGGCCCGATCCGCCGGCCCGACATCCGCGCGGACGACGTCGACGCCGATGCAGCGCTCCCGGAGCCGACGAGCCGCCGACCGGTCTGCTTCGACGCCGCCGCGGGATACGTCGAGACGCCGGTCTACTGGAGACCCGACCTCGCGCCGGGCAAGGAGGTACGTGGGCCGGTGATCGTCGAGGAGTTCGGTTCGACCGTCCCGATCCATCCCGGCTTCGTCGCGCGCATCGACGCGTACCGGAACATCATCGTGACCCGTGAGGAGACGGCATGA
- a CDS encoding DUF7224 domain-containing protein: MPISALFRTALAFRLSPLFVLAMFGGFQGEPGWSQQYALAATSHAEAAIWVLAPLAAMCAAWEGYRLRRSEWLAQPRSRHLAVVVGWALVPVIGVAWAAFLSGIVLKVLPSTPDLRVTGLGLLILLAWITLGFGVGLNVHAVIALPTVLVAGYCWFAFPPAFTPFWMRHVTGDLHACCSIETDLAPMVPIAVCLVAAGLSLGGFALVRSRTPPTRTAWWAVAPVPVIVSVALAAVMVDNLGPAPAVRRDVAMSCHGSNPEVCVYPEREGGLSDLASAASASYRTWARMGFDGPAELSEARAAFRGATSLYASTDRTQSQLTAAVVEAVVPRHFRRCDTAPAVARSASRQLAAWLALTAEVNRDAVRETSGRKLLELATVVSQRPDRRQRTWVARQLELFGTCQPDGSGDRDAR, translated from the coding sequence ATGCCGATATCGGCACTTTTTCGGACTGCCCTGGCATTCCGCCTCTCTCCGCTGTTCGTGCTTGCGATGTTCGGCGGGTTCCAGGGCGAGCCCGGATGGTCGCAACAGTATGCGCTCGCGGCCACCTCGCACGCGGAGGCGGCGATCTGGGTGCTTGCCCCGCTGGCGGCCATGTGCGCCGCGTGGGAGGGGTACCGGCTGCGGCGCTCCGAATGGCTGGCGCAGCCCCGGTCACGGCACCTCGCGGTGGTCGTAGGCTGGGCGCTCGTGCCGGTGATCGGTGTCGCGTGGGCGGCCTTTCTGAGCGGAATCGTCCTCAAAGTCCTGCCGTCGACACCCGACCTGCGAGTAACGGGGCTCGGGCTACTGATCCTCCTAGCGTGGATAACTCTCGGCTTCGGTGTGGGGTTGAACGTGCACGCCGTGATCGCGCTGCCTACGGTGCTTGTGGCCGGCTACTGCTGGTTCGCGTTCCCTCCGGCGTTCACGCCATTCTGGATGCGGCACGTAACGGGAGACCTGCATGCCTGCTGTTCCATCGAGACCGATCTTGCTCCGATGGTTCCGATCGCCGTGTGCCTTGTCGCGGCCGGCCTCTCGCTCGGCGGCTTCGCATTGGTTCGATCGCGAACGCCGCCGACGAGGACGGCCTGGTGGGCCGTCGCGCCGGTTCCTGTGATCGTTTCTGTGGCGCTCGCAGCGGTGATGGTCGACAATCTGGGCCCAGCGCCGGCCGTTCGACGGGACGTGGCGATGAGTTGCCACGGATCGAATCCCGAGGTGTGTGTCTACCCCGAACGTGAAGGCGGCCTGAGCGACCTCGCCTCGGCTGCGAGCGCGAGCTACCGGACGTGGGCACGTATGGGATTCGACGGCCCGGCCGAACTCTCTGAGGCGAGGGCTGCATTCCGAGGAGCGACCTCCCTTTACGCAAGCACGGACCGGACGCAGTCGCAGCTCACCGCCGCCGTCGTCGAGGCGGTCGTACCTCGACACTTCCGCCGGTGTGACACCGCCCCGGCCGTTGCGAGAAGCGCATCGAGGCAGTTGGCGGCCTGGCTCGCTCTGACCGCCGAGGTCAATCGCGACGCCGTGCGCGAGACATCTGGCAGGAAACTGCTCGAACTCGCGACTGTCGTTTCGCAGCGGCCAGACCGTCGGCAGCGTACGTGGGTGGCTCGGCAACTCGAATTGTTCGGCACCTGCCAGCCCGACGGATCCGGCGATCGAGACGCACGATGA
- a CDS encoding ATP-binding cassette domain-containing protein, with protein sequence MLFEHVDFRYRSRSELVIRGLTLGFGMGRTVLLGPNGAGKSTLLKLGAGILGPTSGSVSATSGVGWMPQTVTAFQGLTSREQVAYAAWMKGASRSDAWEEAAVRLRQVGLEDRQDIKATRLSGGQLRRVGLAQALATSPTLLLLDEPTAGLDPAQRNRFREILHGLPNEIGVVVSTHQVDDLSDSYERVAVMSAGRIVWFDTVPAFMGLGVVDSPRRAESSYEQILGRDV encoded by the coding sequence CTGCTATTTGAGCACGTGGACTTTCGCTATCGTTCGCGCTCTGAACTGGTCATCAGGGGTCTCACGCTCGGCTTTGGCATGGGCCGGACAGTCTTGCTCGGGCCAAACGGTGCAGGAAAGTCGACTCTTCTCAAGCTCGGGGCCGGGATATTGGGGCCGACCAGTGGATCGGTCAGTGCGACGTCGGGGGTCGGCTGGATGCCGCAAACCGTCACGGCATTTCAGGGTCTGACCTCGCGGGAGCAGGTGGCATACGCGGCGTGGATGAAGGGCGCGTCGCGGTCAGATGCGTGGGAAGAGGCCGCCGTCCGGTTGCGGCAGGTCGGGCTCGAAGATCGCCAAGACATTAAGGCGACTCGTCTCTCGGGAGGCCAACTCCGCCGGGTTGGACTCGCGCAGGCGTTGGCGACCTCGCCGACACTATTGCTTCTGGACGAGCCTACCGCCGGGCTCGATCCGGCTCAGCGCAATAGGTTTCGTGAGATCCTGCACGGATTGCCGAACGAGATCGGTGTTGTCGTCTCCACCCATCAGGTCGACGACCTGAGCGATTCATACGAGCGGGTTGCGGTGATGTCGGCCGGCCGGATCGTCTGGTTCGACACGGTGCCCGCATTCATGGGCCTCGGTGTCGTCGATTCACCACGCCGCGCGGAGTCGTCGTACGAACAAATCCTCGGTCGGGACGTCTGA
- a CDS encoding PadR family transcriptional regulator translates to MDTTQLLKGVLDVAVLAVVDEEDGYGYDVVRRLRAAGLDAVGDASVYGTLRRLYAAGALTTYVVPSEEGPHRKYYGINAEGRTRLEAERKDWSEFATSVNALLDPEPVKETA, encoded by the coding sequence ATGGACACGACGCAACTGCTCAAGGGAGTTCTCGATGTCGCGGTGCTGGCGGTCGTCGACGAGGAGGACGGATACGGGTACGACGTCGTCCGCCGGCTACGTGCGGCCGGGCTCGACGCGGTCGGCGACGCGTCGGTCTACGGGACCCTGCGCAGGCTCTATGCCGCGGGCGCCCTGACGACGTACGTGGTCCCGTCCGAGGAGGGACCCCATCGCAAGTACTACGGCATCAACGCCGAGGGGCGTACGAGGCTCGAGGCGGAACGCAAGGACTGGTCCGAGTTCGCGACGTCGGTGAATGCGCTGCTCGACCCCGAGCCGGTGAAGGAGACAGCATGA